The Candidatus Limnocylindrales bacterium nucleotide sequence CGCCTTCGATCTCCTGCATGCGTCCGATCGGTTCCCCTCGCTCGTGCGATATCATCGCGCCACGCTCGCGACCGTTCTGGAGACGACGATCGGCGAGCCGCGTCTGGCTGCGCTGCTGGCTACGACCTGGCCTTACGTAGGCCTGCCGCCGTCGCAGGTGTCGTTCCTGTACTGGGCCAACATGGTGGCGACGTACCTGCGCGAAGGGCCGTGGTACTGTCGCGGAACGTTCCAGAAATTCGCCGATGCGCTGGCCGAAGGCGTGCGCCGCTGCGGCGGCGAAGTGCTGCTGCGAAGCTCGGTGCGGCGCATCCTGACCGACGACGGCAGCGTCCGCGGCGTCGTGCTCGAGACGGGGCACCGCGTGCAGGCCGAGCGGGTCATCTCCAATGCCGATGCGCTGCAGACGGCCGAAGAGCTGGTGGGCGAGGCGAGATTTCCGCCGCGCTACATCCGTTCGCTGCGGCGCGCGCGGCCTTCGGTGTCCGCCTTCGTCGTCTACGCCGCCACCGACATGGACCTGGAGCGCGCCGGCGTGGCGCACGAAAGCTTCCAGTTTTCGAGCTGGGACCACGACGCGTCCTTTGCCAGCACCAGCGCAGGGCGGCCGAGCTGGATATCCATGACCGTGCCGACGATGGTGGACGCTTCACTGGCACCGTCCGGTCAGCACGCCATCGTGCTGACCACGCTGATGCCGTACGCGGCCGCGCGCGTCTGGCGCGAGGACAAGCCGCGCCACGTCGAGCGAATGCTGGCGCAGGCCGAGGTGCGCGTGCCGGGTCTGACCGCACACCTTCGGTTCGCCGAGGGCGGCACGCCGCGAACGATGGAGCGGTACACGCGCAATACGGCCGGAGCGATCTACGGATGGGAGCTGACGCCGCGTCAGGTCGGTCTCGGCCGTCTTCCCAACGTCACGCCGATCGACGGGCTGACGCTGGCCGGGCACTGGACGCGGCCGGGCGGCGGAATCTACGGCGTGGTGCTGTCGGGCGTCGAGGCCGCCTGCAGCGTCCTGGATCTGCCGGCGCCCGAGTCTTTGTGGCAGGCGGTCGGTGCCTGAAAAAGCCTCGGCCACCGGTCTTGCGCGCAACCATGATGCCTGCGAAAAAGGGTCGCCGGCCGCCGCACCGGTTCGGAGGGACGACGCGCGAAGCGTCAGCGGCGGCTGCGCAGAGGGGAATCCCATGAGTCGCATTGGACGAAAGCTTGCCTGCGGCGTGGTGGCCGTGCTGTTCGCGGTCGGCGGCGTCGCCCGCGCGGCCGATGACGATCTGTTTGAAGGGATCGACAAGGACTGGGCGAAGAAGGCGGCCGATGCCGGGCGCAAGGCCGCCAACAACACCAATGCCGATGCAGGCAAAAAGGTGGCGGAGTCGCCCGCCGCCGACAAGGCATCGACGAATGCCGACGCCGCAAGAAAACCTGCGGCCAGCAACGTCGATCCCAAGCCTGCCGACCCGGCCAGGCCGGGCGCCCCCGAGACGACCAGGCCGGCCGACGCCGCCAGGCCTGTCAGCGCCGAAACCAAGCAGCCGGCTGCGGCGCCCGCGACCACCAATGCCGATGCGGCCAGGAAGCCGGCGGCGACCACCAATGCCGATGCGGCCAGGACGCCGGCCGCGACCACCAATGTCGATGCGGCCAGGCAGCCCGCCGGATCCACCAGCGCCGACGCCGTCAAGAAAGCCAAGAAGCCGGGCGAGAAGAAGCGAAGATCCAAGAAGAACGGCAAGAAGGCGGCCGATGCCAGGAAGGCTGCGGACGCCAAGAAAGCGGAAGCCGCCAAGCCAGCGCCCAAGCCGGCTCCGGCCAAGAAGCCCTCCGCGACCAAGCCGGCCAGCAAAGCGCCCGCCACCGCCAGCAAGCCTGCGCCGGCCGGCGCCGTCCAGCTCTCCAGGCGCGCGTCGGTGGCGGCCAACGTTCTCGGCAAGGGCGAAATCCTCGACCAATGCCAGATCGAGACCGCGCTGCCGGCCGCAATTGCCGAGCGCAATCCGAACGTCTTCCTCACGGACAAGCCTTCGGCCAGCGGCATCATCC carries:
- a CDS encoding NAD(P)/FAD-dependent oxidoreductase encodes the protein MAGKRQPGPLFHSEPRQARYDVVVIGSGIGGLTAASLLAKAGRSVLVIERHDRVGGYAHAFRRRKYRFDSAVHLVGGCGSAGTGEPGLVQRVLAASGVADECEFLRVDPFYEACYPDLRLRLPADTEGFVAAHAELFPDRVDELRRIMRLIDHVYDETRRAAENTSAFDLLHASDRFPSLVRYHRATLATVLETTIGEPRLAALLATTWPYVGLPPSQVSFLYWANMVATYLREGPWYCRGTFQKFADALAEGVRRCGGEVLLRSSVRRILTDDGSVRGVVLETGHRVQAERVISNADALQTAEELVGEARFPPRYIRSLRRARPSVSAFVVYAATDMDLERAGVAHESFQFSSWDHDASFASTSAGRPSWISMTVPTMVDASLAPSGQHAIVLTTLMPYAAARVWREDKPRHVERMLAQAEVRVPGLTAHLRFAEGGTPRTMERYTRNTAGAIYGWELTPRQVGLGRLPNVTPIDGLTLAGHWTRPGGGIYGVVLSGVEAACSVLDLPAPESLWQAVGA